In Xanthomonas campestris pv. phormiicola, the DNA window CCACGATCGGCCTGTCGGCGAAGAACGCGATCCTGATCGTGGAGTTCGCCGAGGCCGAGCAGCGCGCCGGGCGGCCGTTGCTGGAGGCGGCGCTGGAAGGCGCGCGCCTGCGCCTGCGGCCGATCGTGATGACCTCGCTGGCGTTCGTCGCCGGCGTGCTGCCGCTGGCGCTGTCCACCGGCGCAGGCGCGGCCAGCCGCCGCGAGATCGGCGTCAGCGTGATCGGCGGCATGCTCTCGGGCACCGTGCTGGCGGTGCTGCTGGTGCCGCTGTTCTTCGTGCTGGTGCGCGGCCTGCTGCATGGCCGGGCAGGGGACCGCCAGGCAGCCCCGGCCGGCTGAGTCGCGGTGAACGGGTAAGGCGGTGGCGCTGCGCGGCGCCGCCTTGCGCCTTAAAATGGGTGCCTCCCCACGCTTCGATATCCCGATGAACGAGTCTTCCTGCTGCGGCACGCCCGGCGACGTGCCGGCCCACTGGTCCGGCCGCATCCGCGATATCGCCGATTTCCCGAAGCCGGGCATCGTGTTCAAGGACATCACCCCGCTGCTGGCCGACGGTCCGGATTTCGCCTCGGCGCTGGACGAGATGGCGCGGCCCTGGCGCACCACGCCGCTGGACGCGGTGCTGGGCATCGAGTCGCGCGGCTTCATCCTGGGTGCGGCGCTGGCGCACGAACTGCGCACCGGTTTCGTGCCGATCCGCAAGCCGGGCAAGCTGCCGGGCAGGACGGTGACCCAGGACTACGCGCTGGAATACGGCAGCGACCGCATCGAGATGCACGCCGACGCGCTGCCGGCCGGCGCGCGGGTGCTGATCGTCGACGATGTGCTGGCCA includes these proteins:
- a CDS encoding adenine phosphoribosyltransferase, whose translation is MNESSCCGTPGDVPAHWSGRIRDIADFPKPGIVFKDITPLLADGPDFASALDEMARPWRTTPLDAVLGIESRGFILGAALAHELRTGFVPIRKPGKLPGRTVTQDYALEYGSDRIEMHADALPAGARVLIVDDVLATGGTLRAALSLARQLQLEIVGAAVLVELQALQGGERWSEEVPLLATLTY